A genomic region of Thermodesulfovibrio aggregans contains the following coding sequences:
- a CDS encoding caspase family protein: MQSNPAVHKVIASISIKKPSMYAVVIGINEYKNPKLELKYAVADAKLFAETITQIAKPLFEKVEVKLLTTKEETTKENIKKTLEGYKNLNPEDVFVFYVASHGTVDEGEYFLITSNVGSLSTFRLKEDALTQAELKELIANVPSTKKFIVIDTCNAGKLGEALQMAMLTRGMSEETAVKILSKAVGSTIISASTSLQEALEGYQGHGLFTYVLVEGLKGKADTDRDGFIKTLELANYVDSEVPALAEKIFKRAQYPTATPTGQSFPLGKIR, encoded by the coding sequence ATGCAGAGTAACCCTGCTGTGCACAAGGTAATTGCAAGTATAAGCATTAAAAAGCCTTCCATGTATGCAGTGGTCATAGGGATAAATGAATACAAAAACCCAAAGCTTGAGCTCAAATACGCAGTGGCAGATGCAAAACTCTTTGCAGAGACCATCACTCAGATTGCAAAGCCTCTGTTTGAAAAAGTAGAGGTAAAACTTCTCACAACAAAGGAAGAAACTACAAAGGAAAATATCAAAAAGACCCTTGAAGGCTATAAAAACCTCAATCCAGAGGATGTCTTTGTCTTCTATGTGGCAAGCCATGGAACAGTGGATGAGGGAGAGTATTTTCTCATAACGAGTAATGTAGGTTCATTAAGCACCTTTAGGCTTAAAGAAGATGCCCTAACACAGGCAGAGCTAAAAGAACTCATAGCCAATGTACCGTCAACAAAGAAGTTCATAGTGATAGACACCTGCAATGCTGGAAAACTTGGTGAGGCACTGCAGATGGCAATGCTTACCCGTGGTATGAGTGAAGAGACTGCGGTGAAGATACTTTCAAAGGCAGTTGGTTCCACAATTATTTCAGCATCCACATCCCTTCAGGAAGCCCTTGAAGGTTATCAGGGACACGGGCTGTTTACCTATGTGCTTGTAGAAGGCTTAAAAGGCAAGGCAGATACAGACAGAGATGGATTCATAAAAACCCTTGAGCTTGCAAACTATGTGGATAGTGAGGTTCCAGCCCTTGCAGAGAAGATTTTCAAACGAGCTCAGTATCCAACAGCTACACCGACAGGCCAGTCATTCCCACTTGGTAAAATAAGGTGA
- a CDS encoding transglutaminase-like domain-containing protein has translation MKKLKFLINSIIFLSFLFTVYPAFSKTLILEGTLQSRIKINQQLQFNVTEPLESLSFRFALPKDFSNKFVSQRIYNLDIKIEPEPEKFEKITDRYGNYWGLASWRNLTRSVRITITFEASVGSELKAENSVTSFPLKDIPESEKIFLQSTQLVQAEHPDIVKLARELTKDAQTEYEAVTRILNWVADNIKYTYNPPQFDALWTLKTGKGNCQNLAHISIALLRASGIPARVVGGLTLKQQWKIPLGKNFLVQSMGQGGHAWIEVYFPDLGWLSYDPQQSKQFTSSRHIKQTHALESDEVNDTWRASPYLPSFNETVEAKFLSDRVSLSPKASETSPRVYLLSNKILVKKESIEKPPPPPPLPPPPLPKEKVFEFGNMDFPSLVELYQISGDRAVKILDKETAEYVTSKYIYAQAFRVDEPVEVEKISLAMRKFGGDGTVYIDLVEDEGGKPSLKGFRSKPVFLESIQKRPGYYWVDFTFPERIKINKGKYWIVLRHSGDVVMNWFYIPGNPYGDVDDTRSTLKGYQWEDILNYDFVFKVRAKR, from the coding sequence ATGAAAAAGTTAAAATTTTTGATAAATTCGATAATTTTTTTATCCTTTCTTTTTACAGTATACCCTGCATTTTCAAAAACTCTTATTCTTGAGGGAACCCTTCAAAGCAGAATAAAAATAAACCAGCAGTTGCAATTTAATGTAACTGAGCCTCTTGAAAGCTTGAGTTTTAGATTTGCCCTTCCAAAGGATTTTTCAAATAAGTTTGTTTCACAAAGAATTTATAATCTTGACATAAAAATTGAACCAGAGCCTGAAAAATTTGAAAAAATAACTGACCGGTATGGCAATTATTGGGGTCTGGCAAGCTGGCGAAATCTCACAAGATCAGTCAGGATAACCATAACCTTTGAAGCCTCTGTTGGCTCAGAGTTAAAAGCGGAAAACTCTGTGACATCCTTTCCTCTGAAGGATATTCCTGAATCTGAAAAGATTTTTCTTCAATCTACACAACTTGTGCAGGCGGAACATCCTGATATTGTAAAACTCGCCAGAGAGCTCACAAAAGATGCCCAGACAGAGTATGAGGCAGTTACAAGAATTCTTAACTGGGTTGCTGACAATATAAAGTATACATACAATCCACCTCAATTTGATGCTCTATGGACACTTAAAACAGGAAAAGGAAACTGTCAGAATCTTGCTCATATTTCAATAGCACTTCTCAGAGCTTCGGGAATTCCTGCAAGAGTAGTTGGTGGACTTACTTTAAAACAGCAGTGGAAAATTCCTCTTGGAAAGAACTTTCTTGTTCAGAGCATGGGTCAGGGAGGACATGCCTGGATAGAGGTTTATTTTCCTGATCTTGGGTGGCTGAGTTATGATCCCCAGCAGTCAAAACAGTTTACATCATCGAGGCATATAAAACAAACCCATGCTCTTGAATCTGATGAGGTAAATGATACATGGAGAGCTTCTCCCTATCTTCCCTCTTTTAATGAAACTGTTGAGGCAAAATTTCTTTCTGACAGAGTTTCTCTTTCACCTAAGGCATCTGAAACCTCACCAAGAGTCTATCTTTTAAGCAATAAAATTCTCGTAAAAAAAGAGAGCATTGAAAAGCCTCCTCCACCGCCTCCACTTCCTCCACCGCCTTTGCCAAAAGAGAAGGTATTTGAATTCGGAAACATGGATTTTCCAAGTCTTGTTGAACTATACCAGATTTCAGGGGACAGGGCAGTGAAAATACTTGACAAAGAAACAGCCGAGTATGTCACATCAAAATATATCTATGCTCAGGCATTCAGAGTTGATGAACCAGTTGAAGTTGAAAAAATATCCCTTGCAATGAGAAAATTCGGCGGTGACGGAACTGTATATATTGATCTTGTTGAAGATGAAGGAGGTAAACCTTCACTTAAAGGATTCAGATCAAAGCCAGTTTTTCTGGAAAGCATTCAGAAACGTCCGGGTTATTACTGGGTTGATTTTACATTTCCTGAAAGGATTAAAATCAACAAGGGAAAATATTGGATAGTGCTCAGACACTCTGGTGATGTAGTAATGAACTGGTTTTACATACCCGGGAATCCCTACGGAGATGTCGATGATACTCGCTCAACTCTTAAAGGATATCAGTGGGAAGATATTTTAAACTACGATTTTGTATTTAAAGTAAGGGCAAAAAGATAG
- a CDS encoding conotoxin — protein sequence MKKKFFLIALCLVIVASGFLFITLNKDTATASQKVDYCLAMKSDGKIETMIAAKPCTPSGWWCTSNSQCCSGKCTNNVCD from the coding sequence ATGAAGAAGAAATTTTTTCTGATTGCCCTGTGTCTTGTGATAGTTGCTTCCGGATTTTTATTCATTACACTCAACAAAGACACTGCTACTGCATCTCAAAAGGTTGATTACTGCCTTGCAATGAAAAGTGATGGAAAAATAGAAACAATGATAGCTGCAAAGCCATGCACACCATCTGGATGGTGGTGCACTTCAAACAGTCAGTGCTGCAGTGGCAAATGCACAAATAATGTATGCGATTAA
- a CDS encoding GNA1162 family protein — MKKTLFLLLLLSLVFSCAPVSEIKKEAPEVKISDEELPKTVAILPFENKTEEIGIANQVRKAFYNHFSSKPYRDIELSIVDEKIIQLEKSKGKNILEIPPAEICEALGCDGLIYGRVTDYKKIYAVAYSQLGVEAEVWMVNTRTGKEVFRLKDSVRYHEGGVPLSPLSAVMTAISTAMNIRDIQQVRMINELCYKFNEKIPSPAGTVEERPTIREVLTNAKDSPFGKGKVIQVGVEGDKGMVATFDIGNFKKGIPMKETQPGIYIGEYVVMPGDNVKEVPLIVSLRKPGGYETQWIDVSGFVTIDTTPPPQVTGLRAKGFHDRIEVSWQTLRNVPDLKGYKILRSDKPLTDFKEIGITELNSYEDRTAEHGKTYYYRVVAYDNAGNESEIQDAVRASLTTKEPQMISGEITRDTVLSGVYIVKDSLIVPKGLTLTVEPETRIMFHENSALSVEGKLILDAKDSPVEFISVSDKKWRGISVISGQINISGFRIKNAKTGLTLNSSQGFIENGIITDCETGISLTGIPSPSIKNSTISGNKTGIGLIRTNSVVSMNSIFQNETGIKINGFSGEIRDNNIYDNNLNISSETVLKIHPNYFGSTNIDEMRLRNIEISKVYDGKVPEGRVVNAVSNPYSGLSQEERQRKATELLIEAGAYFRQRNYGKAVTLFEEALKAFATAETYYYLAICYQEMKEDEKALNYLREGVEKFPKDSTLQKSLGLMYYQTGREEEAKKVFEEVLRLNPEDRQVKFLLERLTAK; from the coding sequence ATGAAAAAAACTCTGTTTCTTCTTTTACTACTATCTCTTGTCTTTTCTTGCGCTCCTGTTTCTGAGATAAAAAAAGAGGCTCCTGAAGTAAAAATATCAGATGAAGAACTTCCTAAAACAGTTGCAATCCTTCCATTTGAGAATAAAACAGAGGAAATAGGAATAGCAAATCAGGTTAGAAAGGCTTTTTACAATCACTTCAGTTCAAAGCCTTACAGGGACATTGAACTCAGCATCGTTGATGAGAAAATTATTCAGCTTGAAAAATCAAAGGGTAAAAACATTCTTGAAATTCCACCAGCAGAGATTTGTGAAGCTTTGGGATGTGATGGATTGATTTATGGAAGGGTTACTGATTACAAAAAGATTTATGCTGTTGCCTACTCTCAGCTTGGAGTGGAAGCTGAAGTCTGGATGGTAAACACCAGAACAGGAAAGGAAGTTTTCAGGCTGAAAGACTCTGTGAGATACCATGAGGGTGGAGTTCCACTTTCTCCATTGAGTGCTGTCATGACAGCAATATCAACTGCAATGAATATAAGAGACATTCAGCAGGTAAGAATGATCAACGAACTTTGTTACAAATTTAATGAAAAAATCCCTTCTCCTGCGGGAACTGTTGAAGAAAGACCAACTATTAGAGAGGTTCTTACAAATGCAAAGGACTCTCCCTTTGGAAAAGGAAAAGTCATACAGGTTGGTGTTGAAGGAGACAAAGGCATGGTTGCAACCTTTGACATCGGTAACTTTAAAAAAGGTATCCCGATGAAGGAAACACAGCCAGGGATTTACATTGGCGAGTATGTTGTTATGCCCGGTGATAACGTTAAGGAAGTTCCCCTAATTGTGTCTTTACGAAAACCCGGTGGATACGAAACTCAATGGATTGATGTAAGCGGATTTGTCACAATTGATACAACCCCGCCTCCTCAGGTAACAGGATTGAGGGCTAAAGGATTCCATGACAGAATTGAAGTATCTTGGCAGACCCTGAGAAATGTGCCTGACTTAAAGGGTTATAAGATTTTAAGAAGCGACAAACCCCTCACTGATTTTAAAGAGATTGGCATAACAGAGCTAAACTCCTATGAAGACAGAACCGCAGAGCACGGAAAAACTTACTACTACAGAGTTGTTGCCTACGATAATGCAGGAAATGAATCAGAAATACAGGATGCTGTACGGGCATCCCTGACAACAAAAGAGCCTCAGATGATTTCAGGAGAAATCACAAGAGATACTGTTCTTTCAGGAGTTTACATTGTTAAAGATAGCCTCATAGTTCCAAAGGGGCTAACTCTAACAGTTGAGCCAGAGACAAGAATAATGTTTCACGAAAACTCAGCGCTTTCTGTTGAGGGCAAACTCATCTTAGATGCGAAGGACTCTCCAGTAGAATTCATCTCAGTTTCTGATAAAAAGTGGAGAGGAATATCTGTAATATCAGGGCAGATAAATATAAGTGGTTTCAGGATTAAAAATGCAAAGACTGGATTAACCTTAAATTCATCACAGGGCTTTATTGAAAATGGAATAATTACAGATTGTGAAACAGGGATTTCACTAACAGGAATTCCTTCTCCATCAATAAAGAATTCAACAATTTCAGGTAATAAAACAGGAATTGGGCTCATAAGGACAAACTCCGTAGTTTCCATGAACAGCATATTTCAGAATGAAACAGGCATTAAAATTAATGGATTTTCAGGTGAAATAAGGGATAACAACATTTATGATAACAATCTGAATATTTCTTCGGAGACGGTTTTAAAAATTCATCCAAATTACTTTGGTTCAACAAATATTGATGAGATGAGGCTTAGAAATATTGAGATAAGCAAAGTTTACGATGGTAAAGTTCCAGAAGGAAGAGTTGTGAATGCAGTCTCAAATCCCTACTCAGGGCTTTCTCAGGAAGAAAGACAAAGGAAGGCAACAGAGCTTTTAATTGAGGCAGGAGCATACTTCAGGCAGAGAAACTACGGAAAAGCTGTTACACTCTTTGAGGAAGCGCTGAAAGCCTTTGCAACAGCTGAAACTTATTACTATCTTGCTATATGCTATCAGGAGATGAAGGAAGATGAAAAAGCATTGAACTATCTTAGAGAGGGGGTGGAAAAGTTTCCAAAGGATTCAACACTTCAGAAATCACTGGGATTAATGTATTACCAGACTGGCAGGGAGGAGGAAGCAAAAAAGGTATTTGAAGAGGTCCTGAGGCTCAATCCTGAAGACAGACAGGTAAAATTTTTACTTGAAAGATTAACAGCTAAATAA
- a CDS encoding DUF2330 domain-containing protein, with amino-acid sequence MKKSLIIMFFLLFLSPSLLFADKGLFWWDMDAQVSEDSQKAIIFHNKKEEVLILGTELKATKETGILEFIPFPSEPEVSLAKGNPFKEVNKLLRIKRIEFEVPIYKGGGGGGAEPVEIRLSQKIGLHDVTVIKINDINGFNNWVIDFLDKKGIKKIEVKALKNFSAIAEDYIKKGIQYFVFDYVEVKKEARFIEPLIYRFKTDRLYYPLKTSNIIGGVGRVELVLILPGTIGINEYERIRIIEAFPEQRRPELSSSSKAYLKELKPIYEKVEDIFTEKDKIYIQMLRYEGRYEFRDDLNLDISKIAPYARKLERWYYDYNFLDDFTLDELNDYFEAHPELRKK; translated from the coding sequence ATGAAAAAAAGTTTAATTATTATGTTTTTTCTGTTGTTTTTATCTCCATCTTTATTATTTGCAGACAAAGGTCTTTTCTGGTGGGATATGGATGCACAGGTGAGTGAGGATTCTCAGAAGGCAATCATATTTCACAATAAAAAAGAAGAGGTTTTAATTCTTGGAACTGAACTAAAAGCAACTAAAGAAACTGGTATCCTTGAATTCATTCCCTTTCCTTCAGAGCCAGAAGTAAGCCTTGCTAAGGGAAATCCCTTTAAGGAAGTAAATAAGCTATTGAGAATAAAAAGGATAGAGTTTGAAGTACCAATTTACAAAGGTGGTGGAGGAGGTGGAGCAGAGCCTGTTGAGATAAGACTGAGTCAGAAAATAGGACTTCATGATGTGACTGTAATAAAGATAAATGACATAAATGGTTTTAACAATTGGGTGATTGATTTTCTCGATAAAAAGGGGATTAAAAAGATTGAAGTCAAGGCACTCAAGAATTTTTCAGCCATTGCTGAAGATTACATAAAAAAGGGAATCCAGTATTTTGTATTTGATTATGTGGAAGTTAAAAAAGAAGCAAGATTCATTGAACCACTAATTTACAGATTTAAGACTGACAGACTCTATTATCCACTGAAAACCTCAAACATTATTGGAGGAGTTGGCAGAGTTGAACTTGTGCTAATACTCCCCGGGACTATTGGAATAAATGAATATGAAAGAATAAGAATAATTGAAGCCTTTCCAGAGCAAAGAAGACCTGAATTAAGCAGTTCTTCAAAGGCGTATTTGAAAGAACTCAAGCCGATTTATGAAAAGGTGGAAGATATTTTCACTGAAAAGGACAAGATTTACATTCAGATGCTTCGTTATGAAGGAAGATATGAATTCAGAGATGACCTGAACCTTGATATATCAAAGATTGCACCCTATGCAAGGAAGTTAGAAAGGTGGTACTATGACTACAATTTTCTTGATGATTTTACACTTGATGAACTCAATGACTACTTTGAAGCTCATCCAGAGTTGAGGAAGAAATAG
- a CDS encoding serpin family protein, giving the protein MVNLPKYFMLAIILVAVFIFNPLPCRAEDIADSNNKFTFELYLKLIQGKEGRNEFFSPFSIVTAMGMTYEGARGQTKDEMQKVFHFPLNDKTRRDGFFNLINEINKKDKKYQLHTANALWVEKTYKLLDDYLKVIERYYQGKATNVGFIDPTEREQAVFTINGWIEGNTNRKIKNIITPQAVSQDTRLILTNAIYFKGKWQTQFKKNLTKDEDFKVSPNKKVKVPMMTMDMKGFNEYPEFNYTETEDLQAIELPYEGKELSMIILLPKVDLESIEKTLTYERISEIKRKLSMTPVDLYLPRFKFEREYTLKEVFAGMGMPTAFSDDADFSGMDGTKKLKIDDVIHKAFVEVNEEGTEAAAATAVIMLSKASVERTKKPVVFRADHPFIFIIQHNTTGAILFIGKVYEPKENSH; this is encoded by the coding sequence ATGGTTAATTTACCTAAATATTTTATGCTGGCAATCATACTTGTGGCAGTTTTCATTTTTAATCCCCTACCCTGTAGGGCTGAAGATATTGCTGATTCAAATAATAAATTTACATTTGAACTATACTTAAAACTCATACAGGGTAAAGAGGGGAGAAATGAGTTCTTCTCACCCTTCAGTATTGTTACTGCTATGGGTATGACTTACGAAGGTGCAAGGGGACAGACAAAAGATGAGATGCAGAAAGTCTTTCATTTCCCTTTAAATGATAAAACTCGGAGAGATGGATTTTTCAATCTAATCAACGAGATAAACAAAAAAGACAAAAAGTATCAACTCCACACCGCAAATGCCCTCTGGGTAGAGAAGACCTATAAACTGCTTGATGATTATTTAAAGGTGATAGAAAGGTATTATCAAGGCAAGGCAACAAATGTGGGATTTATTGACCCAACTGAAAGAGAGCAGGCAGTGTTTACGATTAACGGCTGGATTGAGGGTAATACAAACCGCAAAATCAAGAATATAATAACGCCACAGGCAGTTTCGCAGGATACAAGGCTTATCCTTACAAATGCGATATATTTCAAGGGGAAATGGCAAACACAGTTCAAAAAAAATTTGACAAAAGATGAGGATTTCAAGGTTTCACCGAATAAAAAAGTAAAGGTGCCGATGATGACAATGGATATGAAAGGATTTAATGAATATCCAGAGTTTAACTATACTGAAACAGAAGACCTACAAGCCATCGAACTTCCCTATGAAGGAAAGGAACTCTCAATGATAATATTACTTCCAAAAGTAGATCTTGAAAGCATAGAAAAGACATTAACCTATGAAAGGATAAGCGAGATAAAAAGAAAATTAAGTATGACACCCGTAGATTTATATCTGCCAAGATTTAAGTTTGAAAGGGAATATACACTCAAGGAAGTATTTGCAGGCATGGGTATGCCAACTGCTTTTTCTGATGATGCAGACTTTTCAGGCATGGATGGAACAAAAAAACTCAAAATAGATGATGTAATCCACAAGGCATTTGTGGAGGTCAATGAAGAGGGGACAGAGGCGGCAGCAGCCACCGCTGTGATAATGTTATCAAAAGCCTCTGTGGAGCGAACAAAGAAGCCCGTGGTCTTCCGCGCAGACCATCCCTTTATCTTTATAATCCAGCACAATACAACCGGTGCTATACTATTCATCGGTAAGGTATACGAGCCGAAAGAAAATTCTCACTGA
- a CDS encoding DUF4282 domain-containing protein, with the protein MDSEKGFFAQLFDLSFKSFITVRVIKILYVFAIIISVLIGLAFLIGGINSMKYSPFGGFLRIIIAPVIVFLNIIWARVVLEIIIVLFKIEENTAKIAEKN; encoded by the coding sequence ATGGATAGTGAGAAAGGATTTTTTGCACAGCTTTTTGACCTGTCATTCAAAAGTTTTATTACTGTAAGAGTAATCAAAATACTGTATGTATTTGCGATAATTATTTCAGTACTTATTGGACTGGCTTTCTTAATCGGTGGAATAAACTCTATGAAATACTCACCCTTTGGAGGATTTTTGCGAATAATAATCGCTCCAGTGATTGTTTTTTTAAACATTATTTGGGCAAGGGTTGTTCTTGAAATAATTATCGTCTTGTTTAAAATAGAGGAAAACACAGCTAAAATTGCTGAAAAAAATTGA
- a CDS encoding zinc ribbon domain-containing protein: MRQIKPGHVPSKIGFFSSIAAIIFAIFWILGAVEIGAPFVFPLFGIVFIIIGIAYARYSYKNAFGEKLISVYDIVDYSEENEIIERKINDTGVINYSPYCGNPVKESFSFCPKCGKKIK, encoded by the coding sequence ATGAGACAGATTAAACCCGGGCATGTTCCATCTAAGATAGGATTTTTTTCTTCAATAGCAGCTATAATCTTTGCGATATTTTGGATATTAGGCGCTGTTGAGATTGGGGCTCCATTTGTTTTCCCATTATTCGGAATAGTATTTATAATTATCGGAATAGCATATGCAAGGTACTCATACAAAAATGCATTCGGAGAGAAATTGATATCTGTATACGACATAGTCGATTATTCAGAAGAGAATGAGATTATCGAACGAAAAATAAACGATACTGGTGTCATCAACTACAGCCCCTATTGTGGAAACCCTGTAAAAGAGAGTTTTTCTTTTTGCCCCAAATGCGGAAAAAAGATTAAGTAA
- a CDS encoding tetratricopeptide repeat protein, which yields MRKILILFILLSLLEFAYAQTETEKYSCIEVKTDLENDKIRYSINRENTSEFTLKNCIPENLKIYVKNRTITYAKSRRLIEDGRIEKNDLFAIECYQPLSEDGNLADYEGINLNFYKGKISGLITPEYPLYPTLKQTSEKLNIAVPHRTFIIFNGFGGSSHEFFCYVDGKKLEKPTKDNCQYSFDEVLDIHAKNKNTVAISDLAEKYFKRQDYEKAEKAYKKLMEISKNSDYSGLLSIYIATGQYKSAEELLLKRLKDSPFDTLLYISLAKVYLYQKDYAKAKSTIQKALKLKFEAGEYEAHAILGEVYIKERKYQDAIDSFEKASKFFKKECEDKNLMMSHFFNRQETKPIDCSVQTIPYQLKIIYSLTELEDFKRAEKLVIEMLTKTPNDPHIYGHLAYVYAGEGQFDKALEMADKATSLLKRKGIGANIVMGEVYPMIVYVSKNTPAERAGLKKGDKIINLGDNDIRFLRENGDILRTVVDYINKNEKIKFKVYSENSIELKDLELIPEEFLEKKASEVLAFKALILRIKGETSEFEKQSLKAYELNPEDKLTLTVMGLLKTDKGRYKEAVEILEKLTKYSNDSLILLIKPLIHARAGELDKAKEYYREIPEELLKTRNALYKRLLNEIREVLK from the coding sequence ATGAGAAAAATCCTTATTCTATTTATTCTTTTATCACTGCTGGAATTTGCTTATGCACAGACAGAAACAGAAAAATACAGTTGCATAGAGGTAAAAACAGACCTTGAGAATGATAAAATTCGATACAGTATAAACAGGGAAAACACATCTGAGTTTACATTAAAAAATTGTATCCCTGAAAATCTGAAAATTTATGTTAAAAATAGAACAATCACCTATGCAAAATCAAGAAGGCTTATTGAAGACGGAAGAATTGAAAAGAACGATCTTTTCGCAATTGAATGCTATCAACCTTTAAGTGAAGATGGCAATCTTGCTGATTATGAAGGTATAAACTTAAATTTTTATAAGGGAAAAATCTCTGGTCTGATTACCCCTGAATATCCCCTCTATCCGACACTGAAACAAACTTCAGAAAAACTTAATATCGCCGTCCCACATAGAACCTTTATCATTTTCAATGGATTTGGAGGTTCATCCCATGAATTTTTCTGCTATGTTGATGGAAAAAAATTAGAAAAACCAACTAAGGATAACTGTCAGTATTCTTTTGACGAAGTCCTTGATATTCACGCAAAAAATAAAAATACTGTTGCAATAAGTGATCTCGCCGAAAAATATTTTAAAAGGCAGGATTATGAAAAGGCAGAGAAGGCATACAAAAAGTTGATGGAAATATCAAAAAATTCTGATTATTCGGGACTTTTATCAATCTATATTGCCACAGGACAGTATAAAAGTGCAGAAGAGTTGTTGTTAAAAAGATTAAAAGATTCACCTTTTGACACTCTATTATATATTTCACTTGCAAAGGTTTATCTTTACCAAAAGGATTATGCCAAGGCGAAATCGACTATCCAGAAGGCTTTAAAACTTAAGTTCGAAGCGGGCGAATATGAAGCACATGCAATTCTCGGTGAGGTGTATATTAAAGAAAGAAAATATCAGGATGCAATTGATTCCTTTGAAAAGGCTTCAAAATTTTTTAAAAAGGAATGTGAAGATAAAAATTTAATGATGTCTCATTTCTTCAACCGTCAAGAAACCAAACCTATTGATTGTTCAGTCCAGACAATCCCTTACCAGTTAAAAATAATTTACAGTCTTACCGAACTTGAAGATTTTAAAAGAGCAGAAAAGTTAGTAATAGAAATGTTAACTAAAACACCAAATGATCCGCACATCTACGGCCATCTTGCATATGTATATGCAGGTGAAGGGCAATTTGATAAAGCGTTAGAAATGGCTGATAAAGCCACATCATTGCTTAAACGAAAAGGTATAGGTGCTAATATTGTAATGGGTGAAGTTTATCCCATGATTGTTTATGTAAGTAAAAACACACCTGCAGAAAGAGCAGGTCTAAAAAAAGGAGATAAGATTATAAACCTCGGTGATAATGATATAAGGTTTTTGAGAGAAAATGGAGATATTTTGCGGACAGTCGTAGATTACATAAATAAAAATGAAAAAATAAAATTTAAGGTTTATTCTGAAAACTCTATTGAATTAAAAGATCTTGAACTAATACCTGAGGAGTTTTTAGAAAAAAAAGCCTCAGAGGTTTTAGCATTTAAGGCTTTGATTTTAAGAATAAAAGGAGAAACTTCTGAATTTGAAAAGCAGTCTTTAAAAGCCTATGAATTAAACCCTGAAGACAAATTAACCCTTACTGTAATGGGACTTCTAAAAACTGATAAAGGAAGATACAAAGAGGCGGTTGAGATTTTAGAGAAATTGACAAAATACAGTAATGATAGCCTTATTCTGCTTATAAAACCTTTAATTCATGCCAGAGCTGGAGAGCTGGATAAAGCAAAGGAATATTACAGGGAAATACCTGAAGAACTTTTAAAGACAAGAAATGCGCTATATAAAAGGCTTTTAAATGAGATAAGAGAAGTATTGAAATGA
- a CDS encoding DUF4384 domain-containing protein: MGRIFYLLLIILIFSSTAIASQSAITESEGYACMSEDRSKRQTEETALQDAKKKAVEQVSTYIQSETKVKDFELQHDLVNAYANAKVRIIESKGAWDNEPPRIGDCYRIKIKAEVVPDEEAMKRISQSKELDDPTAPLKVNVWTDKKEYRAGEKVKIYMKGNKPFYARVLYRQADGSLVQILPNPYRKDNYFQGGVVYEIPSGPDRFELEVTPPFGEESIIVYASTGMLGAVDVEPAGGVYKIRTNFDELGDKIRGVQIVEKGVQITGNGKSKASEFYETKLSIKTQRER, translated from the coding sequence ATGGGAAGAATTTTTTACCTTCTATTGATAATCCTGATATTTAGCTCTACTGCCATTGCTTCCCAGTCTGCGATAACAGAGTCAGAGGGATATGCCTGCATGAGTGAAGACAGGTCAAAGAGGCAAACAGAGGAAACAGCACTTCAGGATGCAAAGAAAAAGGCAGTTGAACAGGTTTCCACCTATATTCAATCTGAAACAAAAGTAAAAGACTTTGAACTTCAGCATGATTTGGTTAATGCCTATGCAAATGCAAAGGTAAGGATAATTGAATCAAAAGGTGCATGGGATAATGAACCACCAAGAATTGGAGACTGCTACAGGATAAAAATAAAAGCTGAAGTAGTTCCCGATGAAGAGGCAATGAAAAGGATTTCTCAATCAAAAGAACTTGATGATCCCACCGCACCACTTAAGGTTAATGTATGGACAGATAAAAAAGAATACAGGGCAGGTGAAAAAGTAAAAATTTATATGAAAGGCAACAAACCATTTTATGCAAGAGTTTTATACAGACAGGCTGATGGAAGCCTTGTTCAGATTCTTCCAAATCCATACAGAAAAGATAACTACTTTCAGGGAGGAGTTGTTTATGAAATCCCCTCAGGTCCAGACAGATTCGAACTTGAGGTAACACCACCTTTTGGTGAAGAAAGCATTATTGTTTATGCAAGCACTGGCATGCTCGGTGCAGTTGATGTTGAGCCAGCTGGTGGAGTTTACAAGATAAGAACAAATTTTGACGAACTTGGCGATAAAATAAGAGGAGTACAGATTGTTGAAAAAGGTGTTCAAATTACAGGAAATGGTAAGAGCAAAGCCTCTGAGTTTTACGAAACAAAGTTGAGTATTAAGACACAACGAGAGAGGTGA